The genomic interval ATTCATTTCACCTAATCCCTTAAAACGTTGTATGGTGTAATTTCCTCTGGTTTTTTTCGTCTTTTCACTTAATTCTTCATCACTATAGGCATAATCGATATTACTTTTTTTACTGATTTTATAAAGCGGTGGTAAAGCAATATAGATTTTTTTATTTTCAATTAATGGTGTCATAAATCTAAAGAAAAAGGTTAGTAATAATATTTGTATATGTGCTCCATCGGTATCAGCATCCGTCATAATGATGATTTTATCATAATTAATCTTTTTAATATTAAAATCAGCACCAAAACCTGCACCAATTGTATTAATTAATGCATTGATTTCTTCATTTTTAAGTATTTCATCAATTTTAGCTTTTTCAGAATTAATTACTTTACCACGTAATGGCAGAATGGCTTGATATTTTTTATTTCTACCTTGTTTAGCACTTCCACCTGCAGATATTCCTTCTACAATAAACAATTCACTTTTTCTTCGGTCTTTCGTTTGGGCTGGTGTTAATTTACCATTTAGATTCATATTCGTTTTAACTTTTTTTCCTAAACGTGCAATCTCACGTGCCTTTCTTGCTGCTTCACGAGCATGTGCTGCTTTTAAGGCTTTTGAAACAATACTGTCTAAAACATCAGGATTTTTCGTAAAATAAAAAGTAAGTTCATCTGATAAGGTACTTTCAACTGCAGTCCGTGCTTCAGGTGTTCCTAATTTGCTTTTAGTTTGTCCTTCAAATTGTAGTAAATCTTCAGGAATTCGAACAGAGATAATGCAGGTTAATCCTTCTCTTATGTCAGTCCCTTCTAAGTTCTTATCTTTATCTTTTAAGAATCCGCTTTTTCTGGCTAACTCATTAATTACCTTTGTCATAATCGATTTGGCACCGACTTCATGTGTCCCACCATCTTTTGTTCTAACATTATTAACAAATGATAAAAAATTCTCAGAATAAGAATCGATATATTGAAATGCATATTCGATTTCTATATTATTACTACTACCAGAAATAAAAGCAACATCATGAAAGGTGTTTTTATCGACATTTAAGTATTCTACAAATGCTTCTAACCCTTTTTCATAATGGTAGGTTTCAGTACGACCAGTTCTCTTATCATTTAAGGTGATTTTTAATCCTTTTAATAAAAAAGCTGACTCGCGAAATCTTTCTTCTAAAATTTCAAATTTAAATTTCGTGGTAGAAAAAACTTTAGAATCAGGTTTAAATTTTACGGTTGTTCCTGTTTTATTCGTTCTACCGGTTTCTTTTAATGGTGATATGACTTTACCACCTTTTGAAAATTTTTGGACAAATACTTTATTATCACGGCGTATTTCTACCTCTAAATATTCAGATAAGGCATTAACAACACTAGCACCAACACCGTGTAGACCACCTGCAGTCTTATAACTATTCCCATCAAATTTTCCACCAGCATGTAAAACAGTATAAATCACTTCTGGGGTAGGCTTTCCTGTTTTATGCATTCCTGTTGGGACTCCACGTCCAAAATCTTGAACCTCAATACTATTATCATTAAAAATGGTGACATTTATTTCATTACCATATCCTTGAATTGCTTCATCAATGGCATTGTCAACGATTTCAGTAACTAAATGATGTAGTCCACGATAATCAGTGGAACCTATATACATCCCAGGACGTTTTCGAACGGCTTCTAACCCTTCTAATACCTGTATAGATTCTTCATTGTATTTTAAATTCTTTGGCATTTCTTTCACCCTTTCAAGTACATACACTCCTATTATAAATGATTTTGCCATAATTTTGAATATAAATTAACAAAAACTACTAACTCTATGCAAAAGATAAGGTTTTATGGTATAATGCTTAAAGTAAGGACGGTGTTAACATTGAACATTTATAATGAATTAATATACCTTTTAATATGTTATTTAATCGGTTCAATTCCATCAGGGCTTATTGTTGGAAAATTATCTAGAAATGTTGATATAAGAAATCATGGAAGTGGAAATTTAGGTGGAACAAACGCCATTCGTGTTTTAGGAAAAACACTGGGAGGTATTGTTGTCTTATTAGATGTAATGAAAGGTGTTACTTCCGTATTTTTGGCTTATTACATTTTCCAAACTGATATTCCTACTATTATGTTTGGTATAACTGCTGTTGTCGGTCACGTGTTTCCGATATTTGCAAAATTCCGAGGTGGTAAAGCGGTTGCTACAAGTGCTGGTGTACTAATATTTTCATCTCCAATTATTTTATTTATAGGACTTGCAGCTTTTATCATAACATTAGTTATATCAAGATATGTTTCTTTATCATCAACATTAGCAGCTATTATAATCTTTCTATCATCAATAATTTCCTACATATACCAGGATGAACCATTTTTCAAATATTTTTATTCTGACATCTATTTAGTAATAACAATTGGTATCTTTTTATTATTTATCCTATGGAGACATATTCCAAACTATAAGCGTTTATTTAATAAAACAGAACGCAGAATATAATTATAGTAAGAATGATCTATAAAATGAATTGGGACAAACACCCTATCACCATTTTATAGGTCTTTTTATTATGTACATAACTTTTTAAAAAAATAATTGACATAAAAAGGATACTTAATTAGAAAAATATATTCAAATTAATAAATTATTTCGCTAAATTCAATTTAAGTGTTGATATTTTTTTATTGTTACATCTATGATGTAATAAGTCACTTTATAATGAAATTATAAAGTGAGGTAATTAGAATGATAAATAAAATAGATTTAATTAATGAATTAAATAAACTATCTATAAAGAATTATGAAGATGTTTTTAGTTTCATTATGTCTTTCAATAACCCTATAGAATCTAAAAGCGATATTTGTTTGAATTGTCCACATTGTGGTTCAGTTGAGTTTGTTAAAAATGGAAAAACAAACAAAGGAATTCAAAGATACATTTGTCGCGAGTGTAATAAATCATTTTGTGATACATCTAACACTCTTCTTTATAGAAGTAGATGTACTGAAGATATATGGTTAAAATTTATTGATTGTGAAATATCAGGATTATCTTTAAAAGAAACTGCTTATTATAATAATTTAAGTGTCACAACTTGTTTTTATATGCGACATAAGCTTTATAAAGCAATCAGAAACTTAAAGATGAAAGAAACTTTATCTAGTAAAGTTGAATTAGATTGTATTTATACAAAGATAAATCTTAAAGGAACCAAACCATCAAATATGCCTAGACATAGTAAAAAGAGAGGTAATACATCTGCATATTCAGGTATATCTCATCACAAAGTATGTATTGTCGCTGCAATCGATGAAAATGATAATATGTTGCTTGAGATAGCTGGAGTTGGATCGGAATCAATGGAAAAATACACTAAATATACCGATAAATTTATGGATACAACTTTAATTATTTCTGACAGTAAACCATGTATTCAACAATTTGCGAATAATTTAGGTGTTAAGAATGATAAAGTTCCTGTGATAGCTAATAAAAAACGTTATACTACTAATCTAGGTAATAGTTTAGGTGATATTAATCAATTGGCTACCGGGATTACTAAGATTATAAAAAATAGTCATGGTGTATCTATAAGACATTTACAAGATTACTTATCATTTTACCTATATAAAAAACAATTACATTATAGAACTAATCGAAAAGATCATGCAAATATAATGTATAACTTATTAAAATACAATCATCATTTATCTAATAAGGATACGTTAAATTTTGATTATCCAATATCTTTAAAAGATGCTTATTATGAATATCGATATGGGATTTTTGCATAATCATCAACACTTAAATTGAAAAGAACGAATTATTTAAAAAATAAATAAAATTTTGGTTTTCAAGAAGTCCTGTTTTTTTGGGTAAAAAATAAAATTTTTCCTTAAAAAATAAACGAATGTACTAACTTTTTCTGTTTTTTTTTCATATGATACTATGGATGTTAGGTGAAAGGAGGCTTTCTTATGGAAGGTGCAGGTTACGGTTATGGTTATGGTTACGCAATTGTATTAGTTCTATTTATTTTATTAGCTATCATTGGATGTGCATGCTACTCAGGATGGGGATGCTAATTAAACTCTGAATATTCTCTTACATAACTAACAAATGAATTCAATTAGATAAATAGAATTCCTCCGTTTCGTTTATCTAAATTTTAATAATAATTTATGAATTTATCGTTTTGAAGATGAAGTTAACGATTTAGTTTTTATAACTAATAACAAAAAGCAATAAAACAATACCAATAATTTTTAAGTTGATGTGATAATAAATGGTTCTTGTAATCACAAGAACCATTTTTTATATTTTTAAACTTTTTAATTAATCCATATTTAATATAAAACATAATATATATCAAGCCTTAAATCCTCAAGAATATCCTGACTTATCATCATAAGATTACTGATTTAATCAGTAATCTTAATTAATTAAAGATAAATTTTATTTTAATAAAAATTAGTTACATCAGGCTATTTCACTATAAAATAATATAATTGATACATATAATATATTAATAAAACCGAAAGGATGATCTGAATGTCTGGTGGATATTGTTATAATTTATTTAGTATTGTTTTAGTATTATTTATCTTACTAGCGATTATA from Mycoplasmatota bacterium carries:
- the parE gene encoding DNA topoisomerase IV subunit B — its product is MPKNLKYNEESIQVLEGLEAVRKRPGMYIGSTDYRGLHHLVTEIVDNAIDEAIQGYGNEINVTIFNDNSIEVQDFGRGVPTGMHKTGKPTPEVIYTVLHAGGKFDGNSYKTAGGLHGVGASVVNALSEYLEVEIRRDNKVFVQKFSKGGKVISPLKETGRTNKTGTTVKFKPDSKVFSTTKFKFEILEERFRESAFLLKGLKITLNDKRTGRTETYHYEKGLEAFVEYLNVDKNTFHDVAFISGSSNNIEIEYAFQYIDSYSENFLSFVNNVRTKDGGTHEVGAKSIMTKVINELARKSGFLKDKDKNLEGTDIREGLTCIISVRIPEDLLQFEGQTKSKLGTPEARTAVESTLSDELTFYFTKNPDVLDSIVSKALKAAHAREAARKAREIARLGKKVKTNMNLNGKLTPAQTKDRRKSELFIVEGISAGGSAKQGRNKKYQAILPLRGKVINSEKAKIDEILKNEEINALINTIGAGFGADFNIKKINYDKIIIMTDADTDGAHIQILLLTFFFRFMTPLIENKKIYIALPPLYKISKKSNIDYAYSDEELSEKTKKTRGNYTIQRFKGLGEMNADQLWETTMNPETRTLVRVNIEDAIEADHFFTILMGDQVEQRRDWIDHNVSFTLEDNFGIEERK
- the plsY gene encoding glycerol-3-phosphate 1-O-acyltransferase PlsY, with product MLKVRTVLTLNIYNELIYLLICYLIGSIPSGLIVGKLSRNVDIRNHGSGNLGGTNAIRVLGKTLGGIVVLLDVMKGVTSVFLAYYIFQTDIPTIMFGITAVVGHVFPIFAKFRGGKAVATSAGVLIFSSPIILFIGLAAFIITLVISRYVSLSSTLAAIIIFLSSIISYIYQDEPFFKYFYSDIYLVITIGIFLLFILWRHIPNYKRLFNKTERRI
- a CDS encoding IS1595 family transposase, whose amino-acid sequence is MINKIDLINELNKLSIKNYEDVFSFIMSFNNPIESKSDICLNCPHCGSVEFVKNGKTNKGIQRYICRECNKSFCDTSNTLLYRSRCTEDIWLKFIDCEISGLSLKETAYYNNLSVTTCFYMRHKLYKAIRNLKMKETLSSKVELDCIYTKINLKGTKPSNMPRHSKKRGNTSAYSGISHHKVCIVAAIDENDNMLLEIAGVGSESMEKYTKYTDKFMDTTLIISDSKPCIQQFANNLGVKNDKVPVIANKKRYTTNLGNSLGDINQLATGITKIIKNSHGVSIRHLQDYLSFYLYKKQLHYRTNRKDHANIMYNLLKYNHHLSNKDTLNFDYPISLKDAYYEYRYGIFA
- a CDS encoding YjcZ family sporulation protein, with amino-acid sequence MEGAGYGYGYGYAIVLVLFILLAIIGCACYSGWGC
- a CDS encoding YjcZ family sporulation protein is translated as MSGGYCYNLFSIVLVLFILLAIIGCTCC